CTTGCCACCTTTAGAAAGCGCAGCAGCCGTATTGCAACTAGCATCACAATACTACAACAGTACTGATGGCATCGTTCCGCGCCAGGAAAGACCGGAGATCTTGCAAAAAGGGATTTTGGCGCGAATTCCGCCTTTCCCTCAAGAAAGGCAATGCAACTATGAAAACGACTAGAAAAAACTTGGATGTAGTCATTGTAGGCGCAGGTGCAGCTGGGGTGGGTTGCGGTGTAGTACTACACGATCTGGGCATCAAAAATTTTGTCATCTTAGAGCGCGATCGCGTGGGAGCAACATTTAGCCGCTGATCCGCAGAAATGCGCTTTATCACCCCCTCTTTTCCCAGTCACGGCTTTGGTTTGTTGGATCTCAATGCGGTTGTTTGGGATACTTCCCCAGCCATAGCATTCAAGCGCGAGCATCTCACGGGCAAGGAATACGCGCTCTACTTGCAAACCGTTGTCGATTATTACCATCTGCCCGTACAGACAGGGGTAGATGTGCAAAAAATTGACCCATTACCCCAGCAACAGGGTTTTCTCCTCAAAACTTCAGCAGGCGAGATCCGCTGCCGTTTTGTCATTTGGGCGGCGGGAGAATTTCAATATCCTCGCCTTCACCCATTTCCTGGAGCAGAACTATGTATCCATAACTCTCAGGTAAGTTCTTGGAGAGAAATACCGGGCAATGAATTTCTGATCGTTGGCGGCTATGAGAGCGGGATGGATGCGGCTACTAATCTAGTAGCCTTGGGAAAACGAGTGCGAGTTATAGATCGTGCTACCAGTTGGGCGAACGACCACACCGATCCGAGTATTTCCCTGTCTCCCTACACGGTAGAGCGATTGAAAATTGCTTATTCCACTGGTCTGCTTGAATTGGTTAACGACACCTGTGTAGAAGAGGTGAAGCGCGTCAAGGACGGCTATGCAGTGTATAGCGAGTATAACAAATGGATGAGTCTCACTCCTCCGATCCTGTGTACGGGCTTTACGGGAAGCCTCAGCTTAATTGCTAACTTATTTAGCTGGCAAGACGGGCAAGCATTGCTGACTGCTCAGGATGAGTCTACCCGCACCCCTGGATTATTTGTGGTAGGACCGAGCGTGCGTCACGGGCAAGTCATCTTCTGTTTTATCTATAAATTTCGGCAGCGGTTTGCAGTTGTTGCCGAAGCGATCGCCTACCGCATGGGATTAGATACTTCACCCTTAGACGTTTATCGCCAAAACGGTCTGTTTTTAGAAGATCTTTCCTGCTGTGGCAATGACTGTATCTGCTAGAGGAAACTATGTACCCGACGACAAAAGAATCGCCTGGTTCAGATTATTCGGATTGCGAATATTCCTAATTGGTACGAAGAAGCGCGTGATTTTTCCCAGACAGCGCCTCTTATTTGAAGCATTGCCCCAAGCACAATTAGAAATTTATACAGGTGAGTTCCCTAGTGCCGTTCTCTCGGATCGAATTCCATACCAGTGCCTGCGAGTAATTAGCTAAGCTCTCCATTATGCATGGTTATGACTCCGAGCTTTGAGCTTGACAGCTTGCTAAAACATTCTCAAGGGCTAACGATCCAGTATTATGAGAATGGTTATCATTATATACATGCTGCTTCCAAGTTTATATGCCGTCTGTCACCAAGCCTTTACCCCCTAGCTTAGAGCTTATTGTGCGGCGGTTCCAGCAGATTTCGGAACCTAAGCGACGCTATGAATATCTACTCTGGTTTGCCAAGCGGGTGCCAGAATTACCCGAGACTGAGAAAATCCCAGAGAATAAGGTGCTGGGGTGCGTATCCCAGGTTTATATCGCGGCGGCTTTAACAGATGGTAAAGTCACCTTCTGCGGAGATGCCGACGCTCAAATTACCAAAGGACTAGTAGGTTTGCTGATGGAAGGATTAAATGGATTAACACCCGACGAGATTGCTCAACTGACACCAGAATTTATCCAGCAAACCGGACTGAACGTGAGTCTTACCCCTTCCCGCAGCAATGGCTTTTACAACATCTTCCAGATGATGCAGAAAAAGGCTGTGGCGTGCCAACTTACCAATCCACAATTATTCAAATAGGGGGCATTATGACTAGCACCATCACTTCTCCAACCGAAACAGCTCTAGCAATTCCTAAACGGGGAATGCCCGTGACCATCATTACAGGTTTTTTAGGCAGCGGCAAAACAACTTTGTTAAACTACATTTTAAGCAATCGCCAAGATTTGAAGGTGGCAGTTTTAGTCAACGAGTTTGGCGATATCAACATCGATAGTCAATTACTGGTATCGATGGATGAAGACATGGTAGAACTCAGCAATGGTTGTATTTGCTGCACGATTAATGATGGGTTAGTAGATGCAGTTTATCGAGTGCTGGAGCAAGGCGATCGCGTAGATTACATGGTAATTGAAACAACAGGTGTTGCCGATCCACTACCAATTATCCTGACGTTTTTGGGGACAGAATTGCGGGACTTAACCCACTTGGACTCAATTGTAACCGTTGTTGACACTGAGACATTTACACCAGAGCATTTTGAGAGTGAAGCGGCGTTGAAACAGATTGCTTATGCAGATATGACTTTGTTGAACAAAACCGATCTTGCCTCTCCAGAGAAGGTGAAGGAGTTGGAGGCATACATCAACACGGTAAAAGTAGGAGCCAGAATTCTCCACACTCAACATGGTAAAGCGCCATTGCCATTGATTTTAGATGCCCAGTTGACTCAGCCAGAGGCATACCGAGAATTTCTGGATGAAGAAGCAACCGCAGGCGAGGAGCATGACGAGCATAAGCATGACGAGCATCATCACCACGAACACGATCGCCACGAACATCATCATCACGAGCATCACCATCACCATTCCCACCACTTAGAAAATGATGGATTTGTGTCGGTATCGTTTGAGAGCGATCGCCCAATGGATGTGAAAAAGTTTGAATCTTTTTTGCAAGAACAGTTACCCAAAGATGTATTCCGTGCCAAAGGCATTCTCTGGTTTTCAGATAGCGATTTGCGTAACATTTTTCAACTGAGCGGTCCCCGCTTCGACCTGCAAGCAGAAGAGTGGCGCACCCCACCCAAAAACCAGGTTGTTTTCATTGGGCGCAATCTGAATGCAGATGAAATCAAGCAAAATCTGACTTGCTGCCTTGCTTGAAACTAAGCTTTCAGCAGTTCAGCCGTCTGCTGGAAAAAGGGGCGCTGCGTGCCGCACCCCCATTTTTACGGCTGTTTATCACCTCATCTAATTCACTCATGACATTTTCGATTTCACCAGACGAGATTCTGAAACAATCTGCGATCGCCACAGCAAAGTCACCCGTTTCTGAAGCAGAGATGATGCAAGCCGTTCGCACGTTGCTGTTAGGCATGGGTGAAGATCCCGATCGCGAAGGTTTGCGCGATACGCCTAAACGAGTTGTAAAAGCACTCAAATTTCTCACATCTGGCTATCGTCAATCCCTAGACGAACTGCTCAACGGAGCTATCTTCCACGAAGATGCGGATGAAATGGTTCTGGTACGGGATATCGATTTGTTTAGCTCTTGCGAACATCATATTTTACCAATTATTGGTAGAGCGCATGTTGCCTATATTCCCAACGGTAAAGTCATTGGCTTATCCAAAATTGCCCGCATTTGTGAAATGTACGCTCGTCGCTTGCAAGTGCAGGAACGCCTGACGGTTCAGATTGCCGATGCGCTTCAGGGTTTATTGAAGCCACAAGGAGTTGCGGTAGTGGTCGAAGCAACTCATATGTGCATGGTGATGCGCGGCGTGCAGAAACCTGGGTCTTGGACGGTTAGTAGTGCCATGCGTGGGGTCTTTGCAGACGATGCCAAAACTCGCCAGGAGTTTATGAGTTTAGTGCGGCACTCTCCAGCATTCCATTAGATCGACTCTTTCACCTTAAGGTAACGATCTTCATGCCACCGTTGCCTCTTTTCTCCTGTTCTATTCTGCTGATTCTGAGTTTATACATGCTGGAAACCCTTGCCATCTCGCCTCAACTAATCCCTGTAACCATCATCACCGGATTTTTGGGGAGTGGTAAAACAACCTTACTCAATCAAATTCTGCAAAACTTGAATGGTTGGAAAGTAGCTGTTTTGGTTAACGAGTTTGGTGACATCAACATTGATAGTCAGTTGTTGATTGCTGTCGATGAGGAGACGATCGAGCTGACCAACGGCTGTATCTGTTGCACGATCAACGACAATCTAGCTGATGTCGTCTATCGGCTGTTAGAACGGCGCGATCGGCTCGACTATCTCGTAGTAGAAACTACAGGAGTGGCTAATCCGCTTCCCATTGCCCTGACATTTCTGGGGACAGAACTGCGAAACATGACGCATCTGGACTCGATCGTCACCGTTGTGGACGTGGAAAACTTTACGTTGAAAGAGCATTACGCCAGTGAAGCCGCTCTGAGTCAAATTACTTATGGTGACATAATTCTTTTGAATAAAACGGATTTAGTGTCTGAGACAACTGTAGATGCGATTGAAAATCAAATCCGCGATATTAAAGAAGGAACCAGAATTTTGCGCTCTGAATATGGAAAAGTTCCTTTGCCATTAATTCTAGATGTCAATCTTGCCGAAGCCGGATCTTTCCCCCAAGCATTAGCCGCCGCCGATCTCCCTTCCAACCATCTCAATAATGATGGGTTGATGTCAGTATCATTTCGGAGCGATCGACCCTTTGCCTTGAAGAAATTTCAACAGTTTCTCGATTACCATCTGCCGGAAAATGTATTTCGAGCCAAAGGGATTTTGTGGTTTGTCGAAAGCCCCAAACGCCATATATTTCAACTCAGCGGTAAACGCTTCACCATTAACGATAGCGAGTGGGAGTCATCCCCCAAAAATCAAATGGTGTTAATTGGACGCAAGCTCAATCCTTTATTTCTGCAACAGATGTTGAATAACTGTTTAACTTGGTAACGTCAATGAACTCAAATACTCTGACAAACGAAAATCTGCTCTGGATCGAACGACTGAAGTTTAACGATCGGGGAATAATTCCGGCGATCGCTCAAGATTATCGGGACAATACCGTTTTGATGATGGCATGGATGAATCGGGAATCGATTCAGCGCACCTTAGAAACAGGCGAAGTTCACTACTGGAGCCGCTCCCGTGCGGAACTTTGGCACAAAGGGGCGACAAGCGGACATATCCAGAAGGTGAAGCAGCTTTTTTATGACTGCGATCGCGACACGATTCTAATTAAAATCGAACAGGTAGGTGATATTGCCTGCCATATGGGAGCGAGAAGTTGCTTTTTCAACTTCGTGCCTATTTACCCTCGCTAAAATACTCTCCGTTCCGCTTTAACAGATTTTTAGCCAGAATGCTTGGTGACAACTCCCACCGCTAACTGCACTGACCCTAGCACAAAAGGCAGAAAACAAGGCTCTCAGTCGAGAACGAGTGCTGTGTGAAAATGCTTTTGCAGGTGTGAAGCGATACAATGCAGTGGCAGCAATTTACAGGCATCGCGTGTCTGATTTTGATGACCGACTGATGCTGATAGCCGCAGGATTGTGGAACTTCTATTTAGATGCTGCCTAAATTGGCATAGTCGAGAGAGTCATTGGTTGTTTCCACTTTATAATTTTTATTTCCCCACAACTTTAATGTCTGGTGGGTGGATCGCCCACTACACCGCGCAGTGTACAATTGACTGCTTTAGTTGCACGCGATCGCACAAGTTCCTGCACTTGATGCAGAGCAGTCAATCGAACCGCTATGCACGCTAGGTTAATTTACCAGGTTTGGGACTGGCTTGAGTTAGTGACCCTGCCACGATGAGGTAAAATTGCCGCTACGGCGCTCCCTAACAGGTCAAACCAATTCGGGATCGCACACTTTTGCAATGCCAAGTTGTTTGACTTTGGGAAAGCTGCATTCAATCTTGAGTCATATCGAACCAGTTGTTATCTTCTCCAGTCTTAAATAATTAGCTAAATTTAAGATGTATGTTTTCGATAGCTGCATTTTGGTTGCAGCACTACGCTCTCGACGAGGTGCTAGTTTTTTGATTCTGAGTGCTTTGAGGCAACGAGCCATTACTGGATGTCTTTCAGAAGCCCTTTTTCTGGAATATGCTGATGTATTGAAGCGCGATGAGAACCTACGACAGTTTTGGACTTCACCAGAGGAGGTCGATGTGGTGCTAGGAGTGCTGGCAGATGTTTTGCAGCCAGTTCCCATCTATTTCCAATGGCGACCGCAACTAAGCGATCCCAATGACGAAAGAGTTTTAGAATGTGCTATTAATGCTCAGGCTACGGCAATTGTCACGTTTAACGAACGAGACTTCCTGCCCTCTACATCACAATTCGGCATCGCAGTGATTCAGCCTAGGGTTTTGGTTCGAGCCTTGAATTTAAAGGAGTGTTTAAGCGAATGAGTTCTTATCTATTGCAATTACCGGAAGAGTTAATCCAAGAAGTACGGCAGTTAGCTGCGGCAAATCAAATACCCTTGGAGCAATGGTTGATTGCTGCGATTACCCAACAGCTAGAAGTCGAACGCTCTTTCTCTCGCTTGCGGCAAGCAGCACAAATCGCCGATTACGAGAGATTTGACCAGATTTTGGCAAGAGTACCAGACATCGAACCAATGCTGGGAGATGAACTTTAACATACTTGTCGCGTTCCTCAATCGATGTCCTGGGTTCCACAGTATCTACCCCTGTCTTATAGCCTTTGATTCTTTGCTCTTCCACGATCGCTTCAACCAAGTTGGGCAAAACCTACTAAGCGCGAGCAGATGCAGCCATTCTTCCTGCGATCGCGACCTCGAACAGCGGGCAAAGCAACAAGGAACTCGCCCTACATCGGAACAGCCCTTACCTCAAACCGAGGTGATGCAAGCCAGTTATCATGCCGTGCTGCGGCTCGCTGCTAAGAATAACCCATTCATTGGTCATGCCCTACAAAAGCGTGGGATAGGTAGCGATGTCATTCCAAGTCCAAGCACGATCGGTTAATCCTGCTCGCTGGGAAGCGGTAGTTCCTAAGCACGAATGCTGCCAGATCCAGTTGAAGTAACTGATAACAAGTCTCACAGTTACCTCGGTCTGTTTCCAGACCTTGCTAAATTTATTTTGTCGTCGATGCCAACGTCCAGTTTGTTGACGAAGAATGCCATTGGTTCGCTCTACACGTTGTGTTAAGGCTTTACTGACATAATGTTCTATCTCATCACAACAAAGCGCTCGCTTATATCCACCCCAGCCATCAGTACCCCATTCCTTACAGCTAGTCTTGGCTTGGGTACTACTCACCAATTCCTGAGCCAACTCGTCAGTATGCTTGCCTATACGACCACACAGGAGCAAGCCACTCAGTTGTGCCAAACTTACAGCTATCCAACAATCTCCAGCCTCTAGCTCTTGTGGTCAGCAGTGTTTTTGTTTTTTTCCACAAATGACCACAACTCGTCAGCAGCAATGGCATCTGTATCGACATCTTTTACCTCGCTGTTGTGTACCATTTGCGCTTTTTCTGCCGCAGCGTGAACGATACTGACAACTGTATCGTAAGCTAAGCCACTTACGCGGCTGATACCTCGTAAACTACTGCCTTCTGCATGCGATTGCAACACAATCCGTACGTCTTCTTCCTTTACTTGACGACGATAGTAGAGCGTATCGAAAGTTTCAGTAAAAGTTTGGCGGCATTTTAGGCAGAAGTAGCGTTGAGCGCCTTTACTCGTCTTTCCATGTTTATGGGGTCTCTCATAATCGCACAGAGGACATTTCATAGCACTGCTACCGATCGACTACAACTTTGTTC
This window of the Chroococcidiopsis thermalis PCC 7203 genome carries:
- a CDS encoding DUF1830 domain-containing protein translates to MTVSARGNYVPDDKRIAWFRLFGLRIFLIGTKKRVIFPRQRLLFEALPQAQLEIYTGEFPSAVLSDRIPYQCLRVIS
- a CDS encoding SufE family protein, with product MPSVTKPLPPSLELIVRRFQQISEPKRRYEYLLWFAKRVPELPETEKIPENKVLGCVSQVYIAAALTDGKVTFCGDADAQITKGLVGLLMEGLNGLTPDEIAQLTPEFIQQTGLNVSLTPSRSNGFYNIFQMMQKKAVACQLTNPQLFK
- a CDS encoding CobW family GTP-binding protein; its protein translation is MTSTITSPTETALAIPKRGMPVTIITGFLGSGKTTLLNYILSNRQDLKVAVLVNEFGDINIDSQLLVSMDEDMVELSNGCICCTINDGLVDAVYRVLEQGDRVDYMVIETTGVADPLPIILTFLGTELRDLTHLDSIVTVVDTETFTPEHFESEAALKQIAYADMTLLNKTDLASPEKVKELEAYINTVKVGARILHTQHGKAPLPLILDAQLTQPEAYREFLDEEATAGEEHDEHKHDEHHHHEHDRHEHHHHEHHHHHSHHLENDGFVSVSFESDRPMDVKKFESFLQEQLPKDVFRAKGILWFSDSDLRNIFQLSGPRFDLQAEEWRTPPKNQVVFIGRNLNADEIKQNLTCCLA
- the folE gene encoding GTP cyclohydrolase I FolE, giving the protein MTFSISPDEILKQSAIATAKSPVSEAEMMQAVRTLLLGMGEDPDREGLRDTPKRVVKALKFLTSGYRQSLDELLNGAIFHEDADEMVLVRDIDLFSSCEHHILPIIGRAHVAYIPNGKVIGLSKIARICEMYARRLQVQERLTVQIADALQGLLKPQGVAVVVEATHMCMVMRGVQKPGSWTVSSAMRGVFADDAKTRQEFMSLVRHSPAFH
- a CDS encoding CobW family GTP-binding protein, which codes for MLETLAISPQLIPVTIITGFLGSGKTTLLNQILQNLNGWKVAVLVNEFGDINIDSQLLIAVDEETIELTNGCICCTINDNLADVVYRLLERRDRLDYLVVETTGVANPLPIALTFLGTELRNMTHLDSIVTVVDVENFTLKEHYASEAALSQITYGDIILLNKTDLVSETTVDAIENQIRDIKEGTRILRSEYGKVPLPLILDVNLAEAGSFPQALAAADLPSNHLNNDGLMSVSFRSDRPFALKKFQQFLDYHLPENVFRAKGILWFVESPKRHIFQLSGKRFTINDSEWESSPKNQMVLIGRKLNPLFLQQMLNNCLTW
- the hisI gene encoding phosphoribosyl-AMP cyclohydrolase → MNSNTLTNENLLWIERLKFNDRGIIPAIAQDYRDNTVLMMAWMNRESIQRTLETGEVHYWSRSRAELWHKGATSGHIQKVKQLFYDCDRDTILIKIEQVGDIACHMGARSCFFNFVPIYPR
- a CDS encoding putative toxin-antitoxin system toxin component, PIN family, whose product is MYVFDSCILVAALRSRRGASFLILSALRQRAITGCLSEALFLEYADVLKRDENLRQFWTSPEEVDVVLGVLADVLQPVPIYFQWRPQLSDPNDERVLECAINAQATAIVTFNERDFLPSTSQFGIAVIQPRVLVRALNLKECLSE